In the Ornithodoros turicata isolate Travis chromosome 5, ASM3712646v1, whole genome shotgun sequence genome, aggggttgaAGAAAATAAGGAAGAGTCAGAAACAGTGGAGTCCATTTCACTGGGAAGCAAGACAGCGCTGTGGCACTGTCACTTTTATGACCCAGGGATCTGGTCCGAAGCATCCAATAGGGAAGGCGACCGACTTCCTGGTCACAGGGAGAGGGTACCATttcgagagaaaaaaagacacgggAAATGTTCATGACGGAAGACTTGTACCGATTTTTGTTAGCAAGAGTTTAATTTCTGTATTCCTATTTTGGTTCCAATATACAGTCGTTTGTTGGTTGCGAATATTACTGAGTCGTCTGAGCTCGCTTCCTCGTCGATAATTTATTCGACTATCGCGATGAACCTATACTGTAATAACAATAAAATTATAAAagacaaaaataaagttatgaACGAAGAAATGTAGGAGTAGTGTGATGGAAGCACACCTGACCGGCGATCAGAGGTGTGTTCGAGCCTCGCAGCCGGCACTCTAACTTTCTTTCATTACTCGCTTGAACTTGCACGGATAACCACAGCACTTTCGTGATATCACTTTGTGTACACGTTGCGCAAGACTAGGAAGTGAAAAGAGCTGCCATGTTTTATGCACGAGCATGCTGTGATTCATAGTCTGAGGCACAGTTATTCCAATAAACTACCCACTGATCTCACTTTCCGGAGTTACTTCCTGAATGCTGTATCGTCGGGACGCTCGCATAACAGAAGTAATCGTTTAGGCAAACCTTGTGTACTTTCTCGTCGCCCTGGTTTATAATGATGTAGTCGTATTCTTCTTGCGTGATGCGTGGGTGTTCTTCTGGGCTGTCGTAGACGAGAAACACCCAAAACACGAACCAGATACACCCGAGGAATCCTACGAAGAAGAAGAGCACGACAATGTACTTCATAAACACTGAAGTCCGACCTCCCTGAGCTTCTACTGGCCCATCAAAGGACTTGGTTTATTTATTCGAGCTCATTATTCGAGTTCATGTCCAAACCGCAGTGCCTTTTATACTGCAAACATCCTGcgcatttttcttccttcttttcgttttctaaaTTTAGAAGTGAACGCTTATGTTTCGACAGGATGTCCGCTAAGTCATCGTTCCGGACATCACTTACTCACCCAGGATATATCAACACaaaatttatttatgtatttatttatttccattaCCTCATAGGCccgagggcattacatgagggatgGGCGAAGAAACAAAATAGGATAGCAAGCACACGAactcacaaaagaaaaaaataacaacAAGGAAGAAAAAGTACATAAAGCACTGGACGTCAAGCATAGAAAAATATCATGTTACACGGAAGTGTGAACATAAGTGACGGCGAAATGACTGGGGGTCAGTAATGTTGATGAGAAGCTCAGGTGGTGCATTCCACTCCCTGACTGCAGATGGAATGAATGATTGCCTGCAGTGATTAGTATGACAGTTGCTGACACGTGTTCGCCATTGATGCACAGTTGTTAAGCGGGTAGCACTAGCTTGTACGACTAGCGGAAAACTTTACTGTTCTTATCAACGAAACCAACTACAATCGCAAATACATTCATGTACCTTGCACACGTAAATTCGAACAGTTAGCTTTGCATGCTCCTGTCGAAGGGCACACTCCCCAACCCTATAACGGCCAGTACTTGATCTCGCCGTCCTATGAGTGATAGTGATCGGTGCATACAAACCGAAGACGTAGAATACAGATGGCCACCCTTCCAAGAAATCTGAATCCGATAGGAGTCCCGAGCAGGTGAGAGCAACCATTGCACCAACGTGAGCTCCAGCGTGCACCAAAGCAGTGGCAGTGGACCGTTCAAACTTGGGCGTCCAATGGGCGAGCATTGAATGCATGGCCGGATAAGTTACGCCCTGcgaaaagaggaagaaagaatATGTTGGAACAGTGCGGTCGGCATTTTCTTTCCCTTCGTCATCATTATTACCGCCAGATGTTGCTTAaaagaatacattacaatgtaGCCTCGCCTAAGCCCTGTGATCACAATTTATTTCTCGGTGCTGTCTTCGTTTATTGCCTATTTTCAGTTTTTCCACGTAATGCATTCTCTTAGATTCCTATCAAAGAGTCGTTGTGCTTCTCACGAGACCGTTTTTATACACGTCTATAGAAGAAGAATTCTCTACTTCATCAGTGGTATGCACGGACGGTGCTTCAAGAAACGGAAAGTCTGCATCCGCCTTTGTTAAACCACCTAAGGACGTAGAGCACAAACGACGCCTTTCCCATCAAACATCATCAATAGCTGCGGAGCTCTTTTCCAATGCATAGTCGGTCTTAGACCCCGTGTATGGACAGCGTTCAACTCGAAGTCCGCGCCGCAAGTCATTAAGGACACAGGCATCCGGGACAACTGTATCATTATGTCTTCATCAAATTGCCGCGAGCAatgcggtagagtatcgcttGTGGCAATGAAACACCCCACTTATTAACaccaaaataaaattgttgctTGACCAGTCGTGTCTTGTTTTGCAATCAAGTAGGAATAGTGGATCAAGAGCAGCCGGACACGACCAGTCGGAAGTATAATCTTGCTTTCTTATTTACTATGTGTAAATACACCCTCTCTAAAGACGCAGGCACTGAAACAAGTAACTCTAGCACCCTGCCACCCAGTTCCATGTGCATACGGGATCACCTTACCTCACCCAAGCCCTGTATGACACGTATAGCGATGAGTCCACCATAGTGCGCCCTCGAAGCGACGGGAATGACGAGAGACAGAACGGCTGTGATGAAGATGCCCAAGCCAAACATCCATTTCGCTCCCAGCACTTCAGCTATGCGTCCTCCAGGAAGTTGAGTGATTACGTAGCCATAGAAGAAGGCTCCTAAGATGATGCCTTGAGTCGTCTGGTCCCAGTCGAACTCTCCTTCCTTTAGTGGAATGAAGAAATAGAAATTACCTGAGTGGGCGAAGAAAAACCTGGAGCTAGACATAGAGCTAGGAGCTAGACATAGAGCTGGAGCTAGACATAGAGCTGGAGCTAGACATAGAGCTGGAGCTAGACATGCTTTTGCTAGTTCGCGATTTTGCGTGCTTGTTCTGTTTGTGTCATCTCAAGATCGTCCTGCACATGTGCACGTGCGGACAGAGAATGGGAAAATACAGAGACGACCGCAATACAGATATTTTTAGCAATGCGGTTTGTATGCCTTTTAATGCTGGTCGTACCGATTCAATGTATTTCCTTGCGTGAGCGGATTTAAGGATGTCGTCGGTATTGTTCAACACGCTCCCAAGTCGGAAGTAGGGTTTGTATATGCAGCAGCTGCTGTCCAAACTTTTCGACCGACAAAACCGCGGGATGAATTTCGCAACGAACGAGTAAACTTGAATGGGTGGCAGAGCATGAAAGGAACTGGGTATAGTGCGAACAAGATTAAAAGAGCTAAAGTTGATAGGCGAGAGCAAAGGGAATATTTCGTaaagaacccaagcagcacaatgtactgaacgtcgagtgcaatgggggtggacggtatgtgtcgtgtcaacgttctttagtttgacgggtctgttcaaggccttcaacccacccgtccacccccactgcactcgactttcagtacattgtgctgcttgggaagtacGAAAACGTATCAATATCGGAGATAAGAAAGGACACAGCTTTTTACAGTTCCGGTTGTTATTTAGGCATCATTTGAAGTTCAGTAATCAGAGAAAGCTGGAGAGATGAAATTTTGTCCCGTCTTTTCTGTCTGTGTGCGCGCGACCTCGTTTCGTTTTCCTTTGCACGAGATTGTTTCACCGCTTTCCACACAAAACCGGTTTCGTAAATTCAGTGCGTCTTACCCTTTTAGGCGAATATGAGACTGTGGAGGTGTTGAATGCTCCAGCGGAGTTGTTGTGCAATCCGTACATGCATTCAGAGTGGCTACTCCCGCCATTCTTAGCAGCACCCTTTACCATGGCGACCAAGGCAACACTAAGGTTTACCCTCAGCGAATAGACGTTCAAGAGGCCAAAGAATCCCAACAGGACGAAGGTATACCTCGCTGGCATCCAATCTGCGCATTAGATGGGTTACAGCATCGCATAATATGCAATTTTACATCATCATATTTTGTGAAAGTACCGGAAAACATCTTATGGCAAAATATGTTAAACTTATGTTAATTGGACTTGAGTAGTCGTAGTGTCGACtagacaaaacaaacaacaacggAAAAGCACGCCACTGCAAAATATGCTATCAACGGCATTTCTATATGTAGGGGAATTTTGCTACAAGTAATTCTCCGGTAAAATTTATAAATTTGAATTGACAGAAATTTAATATCTTAGGCTGAACACTGAAATGTACCGAATTAATGCAGCGCGCTCTTGCCAGAATCAGGAAGTGCATTGAGGGTTTACCCAAGTCCACCACAATATACGCTATCTATCGCAATGGTAGCAGCTggaaaataagaataaaaaaaaacgtgtgaAGAACGCGTTTGAGAAGCGCAATTGCTGAGCCGCGCTCCCCCCTGTCAAGAAACTGCGCGAGAAGGACATGAACCCGCTTCTTCATGTTGAATTCTATTGAGTGAACAAATTTTGCCTCACGACAGGAGCGGGTGAAATGCAAACACCCGGTGGCGACATACACGTGTTTGCGTCTCCCTAGAAACGTCATCGGCCCTCGGCGGGAGTGAAGCGTGTCACACAGTAGTAAACACAGTTACAAACTGtgccaaaaacaaaaaaaaaaactttggaAGTCCATCTACAAAAGAAGCCCAAAGATACCACGCCTACAAAAAGAGGTGAAGAGGAGGCGTACAGTGCTGCAATCCGAATCTCGTTCTTTGGATTGGATTGACTACGCTGTGTACTTGACGTCGTGACCACTCCAGGATTCCTGGTAATCACGATGTAATATGGATCGATAGTATAGATCAATAATCTTTGCGCTACCGCCAATACGCTACGATAGTTTGTATCTACGCATGAGGGAGGGGCAAACCTTGGGGATACCACGTGAAGTTTGTCCACCCACAAGGCAACAATAAGGAAGTATTCGTAAACCGGCGTGGTACTCCGCTTCGGTTCACAGAAAAACCCACGTGCGCCTAACCTTGAGCAGCCCCCTAATTTGGGGAGAGGAacaatgaggtcgctccacggACAACAGGGAAGGGAGGGAAACAGaagagctgcgcagacagctgacctgcTTGCATAGCGCATACAAACGCAAtaggtctctctctctctccgacGTTACCACGCCCACTTTTCACGCGCATACCTGTTCTCTTCCGTCCTGTTCTGCTCGTTTTTTCCCGCGCGAAATTGCTGTTCGAAAAGTATTGCTGTCGGAGCAAATGCTGCCTCTCATCCACGATCAAAACACTCCGCGCCTGATCTCTTCCGCAAATTGAACAATTTTTCCACCTTTCCGGAGCAAGAAAGACGCTGTCCCAGCTGTGCCAATAGAATTCGCCATCACTTTCCATTTCGATGCTCCTCTTGATGGCGACACCAAAGTTACAACGCCACAGTTATCTTATCTGAGACACTAATGAGAACGAAACAGGAAGAGGCACTCTTTTCTTCCGCCGTTTCTTTTGTTAACTTGACAGAGAACTGAGCGTGGCTCAGCGGTAGCGCGTCTGAAGCAACCATTTTCGGACATTGCGCCCCGATGTTACCGTTGCTGTAGCTAGCGTATTCTGTAGAAGATTTTGGTACACAGTGCTCTTCCTGGTTCTGGGAAGAAAATGTTACTTTAATTTAGCAAATTTCACAGCTCCATTCaagaaattattattttttcattgAGGTTTCACAAAATTACTTATACGCATTTGTTACTTTGTTTGTTACTTATACACGCAAAAGTTTGTTAATTAGGagcttttttttcctggtttctTACGACATTTTGACAAGATTACTGCGACACCCTACCTAACTACCAACTGACAATATGTCTCAAATGGCCAGAAATCTAAAACGGAAGCAATATATCGGAAATGGAGACAGGTAAGTGCACAAGCAATAAGGCACGAGTTCAAGAAATTAGCAAATCTAATAAGTGTGCAACACCATGCACCAAATGAAGGTGGAGGAGGCAACACATTTTGATTTCTTCTCAAGTCATTTCGCGCGCACCCTGACCTGTTACTAATCCAAGCTATATTACAAACTTCTAGTCGTGCGGAGCAGGATGATTATAGTCACAAGTTGTTGCTTTTTAGCGGACAAAGCATTACGCCAAATGACAGAGAAGCAAAAAGCAGGCACAGAGTAAGTTTTTAAGTGCAGTTGAAACACCCCAATCACCATCACCAAAGTAAACTTGTTGTTGGGATGGATGGACTTCCGAAAATATACGAATATTACTTTGGATACGAAAATTACACGGAGCTGAATTCTACAACACGAAAAAAGAAGGTAGAAACAGCACTCGTTAGGTGTGGCGTTTAATTCGCTTGATCTTGATTCCTATCGGTCTTGTCGAGCCACACAACGACAAAGTAAGATAAAATTAATAAACAAACCTACGAAGACAAAGAGAAATCActtgacaattatgaatagccAGAGATTCGATAACTTTATAACTATAACTTCGATAACTTTACTGTATACGTCCACAGACACATGTACGGAGATGATGTACGCCCAGCAACGCGAGACTGTTACCGAAAGCGAGATTGTACGAACAAGAAACCTTACCGCACCATCCTTCTCCTTTTCTCCTCTTTTTCACTTCGGCATGTGCAGCCACCATGATCTGCCCGTTGGGAGTCATCTTCGATCAGAGCACCTCTGTTGCGTgatctgcagaaagagaacggTTTGGAACCAGACTTTAAAACACGCACCACCTTCTGTCAATAGATCGCGAAATGTGATGACAGCACGCGCGCATTCAGATAAGACGAGACGTCACGAGGTACTTGAGACACCTTATTGTTCAACGATGCCGAACAATCACAACGAGCCACAGGCGAAACCGCGATAGCCCGCGCCAGCTCTGTCTGACGCAAAAGCCGATGTAAAAGATCCCCGCACACGAAGCACGAGAGCAAACAAACGGAAATTGGGACATTCCCGCATGCCTTGCGGAAACGGAAAGAAAACGAACCACAACGGAATGAAACAAAACGCTGCGGTTGGGTGTCCCTACATATTGGGTGCCCGCGTTTAATTAAACTAGAAGAGAGGGGATCTGCTCATCTTGGAACCACAAGGTCGCCTGAACTTTTCTTATATAAGGTGCTTTGCTGGAAAGAGCAAACGAAGAAACAGCTTCCACATCATGGTCGACGGTACTTTAAGCGAACTAATTAACGGTTCCGGTGATTTCGTATCAGCATTATAGAACCATACCCTTATACCCGTCTGTGAAAGCAACTTGTCGCTAGATTAATCGCCTATAAAATCAGACATGCTGTGGTTCGGGGACCATTCCGAATAAGTATACCACTCAACTTTTCTGGAGGGAACGACAGTCAAGTTTCTAGAGTCCCTTTccctttttgtgtgcgtgtgtcaaAAGTGTGTTTTTTTAACAGTCTTCACCccctcccctttttttcttccaccaCCATCGTCATATCTTACTTTCCATTGCCCTATACTGCCTATACAGACTTCATTAAGCTTGGCATTTTTCCTGTCTTTCAAGAATTCCTCCTCCCAGGATTCCGATTTTCGCGTGCCGTTCCGTGACGTTTGGAGCTTGCGAGCAAAGATAACGATAACCTCGTCATGCACGTGCATAAGATTAACTGGGCCCTCCACGTACTCTCACTACGTGATACGTACTATCAGCGGAGTGACCAATTATGAAACCTTTGTCAAAGCACTGGCCTCGCCTGAAGGGCTCTTGTGTT is a window encoding:
- the LOC135393797 gene encoding sialin-like: MTPNGQIMVAAHAEVKKRRKGEGWCDWMPARYTFVLLGFFGLLNVYSLRVNLSVALVAMVKGAAKNGGSSHSECMYGLHNNSAGAFNTSTVSYSPKREGEFDWDQTTQGIILGAFFYGYVITQLPGGRIAEVLGAKWMFGLGIFITAVLSLVIPVASRAHYGGLIAIRVIQGLGEGVTYPAMHSMLAHWTPKFERSTATALVHAGAHVGAMVALTCSGLLSDSDFLEGWPSVFYVFGFLGCIWFVFWVFLVYDSPEEHPRITQEEYDYIIINQGDEKVHKNVKIPWRPILMSKGLWSLSLAHFGSNWIYYTFLTVIPNYLANVLQYNIKSNGLISSLPYLLTTITSCVASVYADVLRKRGILGVTAIRKLFNTAAAVIPAALLIGMPFAGCSRVWAVTLLSLAGAALGVREVGFMVTHIDMSPDFAGTLLGVTNTIGNFPGFMMPYVAGVLTQDESSIRTWSYFYYIAAAVGLICALAFLVFGTAELQPWGIRDGLEKPSGVSVVEQEKMEKEKIGNEEVVSKL